One Dethiosulfovibrio faecalis DNA window includes the following coding sequences:
- a CDS encoding TVP38/TMEM64 family protein, producing MRRFLNRSFLLRVFLPVVLIAGVVAFKPSRDWIKQVFLMFQLLDVNLIRGYILSFGIWAPVMSFFLMVFQSVIAPLPAFLITFANAGLFGWWKGAILSWSSAMAGAALCFFIAKWYGRGPVERLTSKAGLEGVDRFFERYGNYAVFVARLLPFVSFDIVSYGAGLTSMKFWPFFLATGLGQLPATVVYSYVGGMLTEGTRRFVLGLSLLFVLTALVSLWKKIYRDRRDSESCVDLSSGD from the coding sequence GTGAGAAGGTTTCTTAACAGGTCGTTTCTTTTGAGGGTCTTTCTGCCGGTGGTCCTGATAGCCGGGGTCGTGGCTTTCAAGCCGTCCAGAGATTGGATAAAACAGGTTTTCTTGATGTTTCAGCTTCTGGACGTGAACCTTATTCGGGGATACATACTGTCGTTCGGAATCTGGGCTCCGGTCATGTCCTTTTTCCTCATGGTGTTTCAGTCGGTTATAGCTCCTCTTCCGGCGTTTCTGATAACCTTCGCCAACGCCGGGCTTTTCGGTTGGTGGAAGGGGGCTATCCTGTCCTGGTCGAGCGCCATGGCCGGTGCTGCTCTGTGTTTCTTTATCGCCAAATGGTACGGAAGAGGCCCGGTGGAGCGTCTCACCTCCAAGGCTGGGCTCGAAGGGGTAGACCGTTTCTTCGAACGCTACGGCAACTATGCCGTTTTCGTGGCGAGGCTTCTTCCCTTCGTGTCCTTCGATATCGTAAGCTACGGGGCCGGACTGACCTCCATGAAGTTCTGGCCGTTCTTTCTGGCCACCGGATTAGGGCAGCTGCCGGCCACCGTAGTCTACTCTTACGTCGGGGGGATGTTGACCGAGGGGACGAGACGTTTCGTCCTGGGCCTTTCCCTGCTTTTCGTCTTGACCGCTTTGGTCTCTCTGTGGAAAAAGATCTATAGGGATCGCAGGGATTCGGAAAGTTGCGTCGATCTATCCTCGGGAGATTGA
- a CDS encoding class I SAM-dependent methyltransferase, which produces MGKDMSALPRTMLITLWAKAKETGMERPLLRDPKAVKMMKAIDYDFSTFEGCWKSQVGVAIRSMILDRETKRFLRNHPNGTVVELGAGLSSRMERLGKNSARWYDLDLPEGIETRQRFFRETDTRRFIARSVFDFSWMDEVKTRGEPVLFIAEGLLMYFPEEKVRSLLVELANRFPRGEMLLESTAPCVVGKARWHDSLSKIDETPEFLWGPEDPETMASWSRSIEIAGKWNFYDYGGSRWRWMRVFKYIPKLKRMTSCHIVRLRFKPESTERRRNV; this is translated from the coding sequence ATGGGAAAGGATATGTCGGCCCTGCCGAGAACTATGCTGATAACCCTCTGGGCCAAGGCGAAGGAAACCGGCATGGAGAGACCGCTATTGAGGGATCCCAAGGCGGTAAAGATGATGAAGGCCATAGATTACGACTTCTCGACTTTCGAAGGATGCTGGAAATCCCAGGTGGGGGTCGCGATAAGATCTATGATTCTGGATCGCGAGACCAAGCGCTTTCTCCGAAACCACCCTAACGGAACCGTCGTGGAACTAGGTGCGGGGCTGAGCTCCAGGATGGAGCGGCTCGGAAAGAACTCCGCAAGATGGTATGACCTGGACCTGCCTGAGGGAATAGAGACCAGACAGCGGTTCTTCCGCGAGACGGACACCAGACGATTCATAGCCCGCTCGGTTTTCGACTTCTCCTGGATGGACGAGGTGAAGACCAGGGGTGAGCCGGTGCTTTTCATAGCAGAGGGGCTTCTGATGTACTTTCCGGAGGAAAAGGTACGATCCCTCCTGGTGGAGCTGGCAAATCGTTTTCCCAGAGGAGAGATGCTGCTGGAGTCCACCGCCCCCTGCGTGGTGGGAAAGGCGAGATGGCACGATTCTCTGTCCAAGATCGACGAGACCCCCGAGTTTCTATGGGGCCCGGAAGATCCCGAGACGATGGCAAGCTGGTCCCGGTCGATAGAGATCGCGGGCAAATGGAACTTCTACGACTACGGCGGATCCCGATGGCGCTGGATGAGGGTCTTCAAGTACATCCCAAAGCTTAAGAGGATGACCTCGTGCCACATAGTTCGCCTTCGCTTCAAGCCGGAGTCGACGGAAAGGAGACGAAACGTATGA
- a CDS encoding rhodanese-like domain-containing protein, with protein sequence MRFRTIAGFVFFMVSFLFRSVAFSEEVDTNRLKELVNGGNCVLVDVRDSAAFNGWKLDGVSRGGHIAGAVNFAASWLGVDRKDREEVLDQALADKGIAKDKTVVLYDVNGRDSVEVERWLEGKGFENVLTYDGKKWIDDPDRPVEVFSGYSLLIPAEVLKDLVDGKRPETFEKAGNVRILEASWGEEKTSYAKGHVPGSVHVNTDWVEPPEEYLLEGDDKPVTMWILASSDKLIDLARRLGVSSNDTVVVTGEHQMAAYRVAFVMEYLGVADVRVLDGGNDAWVRAGYPLEKDSVKPEPIDDFGRTSPGRPEILDTMDETRERLVDDPDFVLVDVRTWDEHIGKVSGYSYHHRKGRIPGSVFAYAGKTDSNSLDYYRNVDGTMREPREILAMWKDCGVDTSKHLSFMCGSGWRVAEVWFYSRTMGLRDTSMFSDGWIGWSNAGYPFETGEPAK encoded by the coding sequence ATGCGTTTTAGAACAATCGCAGGGTTCGTCTTTTTTATGGTGTCCTTTTTGTTCCGATCGGTGGCTTTCTCGGAAGAGGTCGACACGAATCGATTGAAAGAACTCGTAAACGGAGGGAACTGCGTTCTCGTGGATGTCAGGGACAGCGCTGCCTTCAATGGGTGGAAGCTGGATGGTGTCTCCAGAGGAGGCCATATCGCCGGAGCGGTCAATTTTGCCGCCTCATGGCTCGGCGTTGACCGTAAAGACCGAGAAGAGGTGCTGGACCAGGCGTTGGCGGACAAGGGAATCGCAAAGGATAAGACGGTCGTGTTGTACGACGTGAACGGCCGTGATTCCGTCGAGGTGGAGAGATGGCTCGAGGGCAAGGGGTTTGAGAACGTATTGACCTACGACGGCAAAAAATGGATCGACGATCCCGATCGGCCCGTTGAAGTCTTTTCCGGATATAGTCTGTTGATTCCTGCCGAGGTTTTGAAGGATCTCGTGGATGGCAAGAGACCGGAGACTTTCGAGAAGGCTGGAAATGTCCGTATACTCGAGGCGAGTTGGGGCGAGGAAAAGACCTCCTATGCCAAGGGGCATGTCCCCGGTTCCGTTCATGTCAATACCGATTGGGTGGAGCCTCCCGAGGAATACTTGCTGGAAGGCGATGATAAACCGGTTACCATGTGGATACTGGCCTCTTCGGATAAGCTGATCGATCTGGCACGAAGACTCGGAGTCTCGTCGAACGACACCGTGGTGGTCACAGGTGAGCATCAGATGGCGGCCTATCGTGTGGCTTTCGTGATGGAATATCTGGGAGTAGCGGATGTACGGGTTTTGGACGGTGGCAACGATGCATGGGTTAGGGCCGGTTATCCGTTGGAAAAAGATAGTGTGAAGCCCGAGCCAATAGACGATTTCGGAAGAACCTCTCCCGGCAGACCCGAGATTTTGGATACTATGGATGAGACCAGAGAAAGGCTTGTAGACGATCCCGATTTCGTGTTGGTGGATGTCAGAACCTGGGACGAGCATATCGGCAAGGTTTCCGGTTATTCCTATCATCATAGAAAAGGGCGTATACCCGGATCCGTCTTCGCCTACGCTGGCAAGACCGATTCCAACTCTTTGGATTACTATCGGAACGTGGACGGAACCATGAGGGAACCTAGAGAAATCCTCGCCATGTGGAAGGATTGCGGCGTAGACACCTCGAAACATCTATCGTTCATGTGCGGCAGTGGCTGGCGGGTGGCCGAGGTCTGGTTTTATTCCAGGACTATGGGGCTTCGGGACACGTCCATGTTCAGCGACGGTTGGATCGGCTGGAGCAATGCCGGATATCCCTTCGAGACAGGGGAGCCGGCAAAATAA
- a CDS encoding ABC transporter ATP-binding protein produces the protein MRKKGVARLMEIAGEKRGLLVLSGVLSVVSAILALTPYLSVYKILEELMVHWGNPSNLDGQSMRFWGFTALAGVLASMVFLYAGYMASHVAAFRILYGLRVRLAEHIGKLHLGYLSRTSTGAVKKTLEQNVEKIENFVAHKIPDLVSVLATAAVMAAALFSLNPWIAGAATGAALLAFFVQSYMMIGSRGQTLIKAYYDSLERINGSAVQYVRGMPAVKIFGRTVHSFRKFYGDMMDYCRLVTDWTDSFQNGYILFKTMLTSLLAFVLPVGVLLLSRGGDRSTGLTVLFSIIMIPGLTAPLYKMMHLSATLRQITEGVNRIDDILDQPAVSEPARPALPEGHDVAFENVSFSYGSEDESTRVDALSGLSFSAREGEVTALVGPSGSGKSTAANLIPRFWDVDSGSIKIGGVDVRDMRTEDLMDRVSFVFQDTFLFFDSLYQNILVGRPDATEEEVHAAARAAQCHDFIERLPNGYDTLIGEGGVYLSGGEEQRVAVARAILKNSPILVLDEATAFADPENEHRMQMALKSLIKDKTVIVIAHRLSTIKEADHIVVLDGGTLSEEGTHRELLENRGVYERMWTAHTSAREWGMERPAKAEAI, from the coding sequence ATGAGAAAAAAGGGCGTGGCCCGACTTATGGAGATAGCAGGGGAGAAGAGAGGGCTGCTGGTGCTTTCCGGCGTTCTGTCGGTCGTGAGCGCCATACTCGCTCTGACCCCCTATCTTTCGGTCTACAAAATACTGGAGGAACTTATGGTCCACTGGGGCAATCCCTCGAACCTGGACGGCCAGTCCATGAGGTTCTGGGGCTTCACGGCCCTGGCCGGGGTACTGGCCTCCATGGTCTTCCTCTACGCCGGTTACATGGCCTCTCACGTTGCGGCGTTCAGGATCCTCTACGGCCTCAGGGTAAGGCTGGCGGAACATATAGGGAAACTCCACCTCGGGTATCTGTCTCGAACGTCCACCGGAGCGGTCAAGAAGACCCTGGAACAGAACGTGGAGAAGATAGAGAACTTCGTGGCCCACAAGATACCGGACCTGGTGAGCGTACTGGCGACGGCGGCGGTGATGGCGGCGGCTCTGTTCTCACTGAACCCCTGGATAGCCGGAGCCGCGACGGGAGCGGCCCTGCTGGCCTTCTTCGTCCAGAGCTACATGATGATAGGCTCAAGAGGCCAGACCCTCATAAAAGCCTACTACGACTCTCTCGAGAGGATCAACGGCTCGGCGGTGCAGTACGTCAGGGGCATGCCGGCGGTGAAGATATTCGGCCGGACCGTTCACTCCTTCCGCAAGTTCTACGGAGACATGATGGACTACTGCCGTCTGGTAACGGACTGGACCGACTCCTTCCAAAACGGCTACATCCTCTTCAAGACAATGCTGACGTCACTGCTGGCCTTCGTGCTTCCCGTAGGGGTGCTGCTCCTCTCCAGAGGGGGAGACCGGTCCACGGGCCTGACCGTGCTCTTCTCGATAATAATGATCCCCGGACTGACCGCCCCTCTCTACAAGATGATGCATCTGTCCGCCACACTGAGGCAGATCACCGAGGGGGTCAACAGGATAGACGACATACTGGATCAGCCCGCCGTTTCCGAACCGGCCCGACCGGCCCTGCCTGAGGGACACGACGTAGCATTCGAGAACGTATCCTTCTCCTACGGATCGGAGGACGAATCCACCAGGGTAGATGCCCTGAGCGGGCTGTCCTTCTCGGCCAGAGAGGGAGAGGTCACTGCCCTGGTTGGACCATCCGGGTCGGGAAAATCCACCGCGGCCAACCTGATCCCCCGATTCTGGGACGTCGATTCCGGGTCGATAAAGATAGGCGGGGTCGACGTGAGGGACATGAGGACCGAGGACCTGATGGACAGGGTCTCCTTCGTTTTCCAAGACACCTTTCTGTTCTTCGACTCGCTGTATCAAAACATACTGGTAGGAAGACCCGACGCCACGGAGGAGGAGGTCCACGCCGCCGCCAGAGCCGCCCAGTGTCACGATTTCATAGAGAGGCTTCCCAACGGGTACGACACCCTCATAGGAGAGGGCGGCGTGTATCTGTCCGGCGGAGAGGAACAGAGGGTGGCGGTCGCCAGGGCCATATTGAAGAACTCGCCGATACTGGTGCTGGACGAGGCCACGGCCTTCGCCGATCCGGAGAATGAACACAGAATGCAGATGGCGCTCAAGAGCCTGATAAAGGACAAGACGGTCATAGTGATAGCCCACAGGCTGTCCACCATAAAAGAAGCCGACCATATAGTGGTCCTGGACGGGGGAACTCTGTCCGAGGAGGGAACCCACAGGGAACTTCTGGAAAACCGAGGGGTCTACGAAAGGATGTGGACCGCCCACACCAGCGCCAGAGAGTGGGGCATGGAGAGACCGGCAAAGGCGGAGGCGATATGA
- a CDS encoding TetR/AcrR family transcriptional regulator, with product MKEGKVARDPEGTKRAILKAAEEVFADKGFAGATISEISRKSGASGPLILFHFQNKEGLYESVKDGIVDRWRDKLQPKPIPVGAGPEFVSDMIEVAFSFYRDNPRMVRMANWGRLEGDDAPWGGEEDIHHWYESSIKEAQSRGEIRNDVSPLTITAMVCGTVHVWWEFHGHMEEHVRQGSYSEVKDDDYLEQITAIILKGLTP from the coding sequence ATGAAAGAGGGAAAAGTTGCTAGAGACCCGGAGGGGACGAAGAGGGCCATATTGAAGGCGGCGGAGGAGGTTTTCGCCGACAAGGGCTTCGCAGGCGCCACGATAAGCGAGATATCCAGGAAAAGCGGGGCCTCCGGGCCGTTGATACTGTTTCACTTTCAGAACAAGGAGGGACTGTACGAATCGGTCAAGGACGGGATAGTCGATCGATGGAGGGATAAGCTTCAGCCCAAGCCGATTCCCGTCGGGGCGGGGCCGGAGTTCGTCTCGGACATGATAGAAGTGGCCTTCTCCTTCTACAGGGACAACCCCAGGATGGTCCGCATGGCCAACTGGGGAAGGCTGGAGGGGGACGACGCCCCCTGGGGCGGCGAGGAGGACATCCACCACTGGTACGAATCGTCCATCAAGGAGGCCCAGAGCCGTGGCGAGATAAGAAACGACGTGTCGCCCCTCACGATCACGGCGATGGTGTGCGGAACGGTTCACGTATGGTGGGAGTTTCACGGACACATGGAGGAACACGTAAGACAGGGCAGCTACAGCGAGGTTAAGGACGACGATTACCTCGAGCAGATAACCGCCATCATATTGAAGGGACTGACCCCGTAG